The following are from one region of the Silene latifolia isolate original U9 population chromosome 9, ASM4854445v1, whole genome shotgun sequence genome:
- the LOC141600821 gene encoding uncharacterized protein LOC141600821 produces the protein MPDTVRPEQGQIVVPLNMTEPQYYNPTEGTVKITSELSGAGNYPMWKRQMELALSAKRKLGYVDGSLTKPLKDDTKIEAWEAGNSLVISWIMQSVSERIKLVIMYTESAAEIWETLKRRYTVANGSRKFKLNKDTYEISQNNRSIEEYYTELQIVWDELENLNNYPVITAVTAEMKKYFEAVEKQSEERKLFQFLNGLDSEYVNLRSNILLMNPLPTVDSAVSILLQEEAQTSNAKGSKSVEASALLAKGEPTETGCKHYHKTNHKSSQCWEVVGYPDGHPKQKKQGNNTNVVRNGSGEYRPQGEYYSQGGYRPQGSYRPQGGYRPQGGYRPQGVYRPQGGYRPQGSYIPSNSYLGQYTSQLGYNRPHQNFNQGRGQIRMAANASNGQTDLANAIDAPTYQLEELLKLVPSSGGSKPGGDTDEELECNYAGTISCYSTNLAEHEWIIDSGASDHMTAHVSLLSNIKYLSKRLRIHLPNGDEAFVILKGDVMLANGLKLKDVFYVPIFKQNLLSVQKLAQDNKCIITFSDTQCCVQEYSSQEKRVL, from the coding sequence ATGCCTGACACTGTTAGACCTGAACAAGGCCAAATAGTAGTTCCCTTAAACATGACAGAACCGCAGTACTATAATCCAACTGAAGGAACTGTTAAGATTACCTCTGAGTTGAGTGGTGCTGGAAATTACCCTATGTGGAAAAGACAGATGGAACTGGCTCTGTCTGCTAAGAGAAAGCTAGGCTATGTTGATGGTAGTCTGACTAAACCTCTAAAAGATGACACCAAGATAGAGGCTTGGGAGGCTGGAAATAGCTTAGTCATTTCCTGGATTATGCAGAGTGTTAGTGAAAGGATTAAGTTAGTCATTATGTATACTGAAAGTGCAGCTGAAATTTGGGAAACTTTGAAAAGGAGATATACTGTGGCTAATGGTTCCAGAAAGTTTAAATTAAACAAAGATACTTATGAAATATCTCAGAATAATAGGAGTATTGAGGAATATTACACTGAATTACAAATTGTGTGGGATGAGTTAGAAAATCTAAATAATTATCCTGTCATTACTGCTGTTACTGCTGAAATGAAGAAATATTTTGAGGCTGTTGAGAAGCAGTCTGAGGAGAGGAAGCTTTTTCAGTTTCTAAATGGGCTTGACTCGGAATATGTCAACCTGAGAAGCAATATCTTGTTGATGAATCCTTTGCCTACTGTAGACTCTGCTGTGTCTATTTTGTTACAAGAAGAGGCTCAAACCAGTAATGCCAAGGGGAGTAAGTCTGTGGAGGCATCTGCTCTCTTGGCTAAGGGGGAGCCAACTGAAACTGGCTGTAAGCACTATCACAAGACCAATCATAAGTCTAGTCAGTGTTGGGAAGTTGTGGGTTATCCAGATGGACATCCTAAGCAGAAGAAACAAGGTAACAATACCAATGTGGTGAGAAATGGCTCAGGAGAGTACCGACCTCAGGGGGAGTACTACTCACAGGGAGGATACAGACCTCAAGGGAGTTATAGGCCACAAGGTGGCTATAGACCTCAAGGGGGTTATAGGCCACAAGGAGTATACAGACCACAGGGTGGCTATAGGCCTCAAGGAAGCTATATACCTTCTAACAGTTACCTAGGACAATACACCAGTCAATTGGGATACAATAGACCTCATCAGAATTTCAATCAAGGCAGGGGACAGATCAGGATGGCTGCTAATGCTAGCAATGGGCAGACTGACCTGGCCAATGCAATTGATGCACCAACATACCAACTTGAGGAACTCCTGAAACTGGTTCCCAGCAGCGGTGGATCAAAACCAGGAGGAGATACTGATGAGGAACTGGAATGCAACTATGCAGGTACTATTAGCTGTTACAGCACTAATCTGGCAGAACATGAGTGGATCATTGACTCAGGAGCCTCTGATCATATGACTGCTCATGTGTCTTTGCTGAGTAATATAAAATATTTGAGTAAAAGACTCAGAATTCATTTGCCAAATGGGGATGAGGCATTTGTTATTCTTAAAGGTGATGTGATGTTGGCAAATGGCCTCAAGCTAAAAGATGTATTCTATGTTCCTATTTTTAAACAAAACCTTCTGTCTGTTCAGAAATTAGCCCAAGACAATAAGTGTATTATTACCTTTAGTGACACACAGTGTTGTGTGCAAGAATATTCTAGCCAAGAGAAAAGAGTCCTATGA